The stretch of DNA aataattcaatgttgaatccgcggagttataatgctaagaaccaatattattttaattttaccactgatctgattgtttcattatctacttgaagattcaaatgcagaaatttaggtaattatagcattaaaaaaacacaattgcttctctttgttcatcgtgtacagaaaatagtaattatatgagcagcgtttcaatggtttcttatatgcatctattaggaaacactaagtaataagatactatcgtgacagacatgtttggactctacaaagaatgtgattcaaatgtagatttagcttatagcacataatactgaaaATTGTTGATTtccgaacgatgtatgaaagctgtatggagctacgtctgttatgcgaacagtgatttttcggaaaggttttttcaaaattgctcaaatgttttcgaacagaaaatgtttgtttgcatgttgagcaaacgtattacattttgtagaatgcgaaacagcgaaaaagtcgattttgttcattttgtcgtttacgtctcctataaaAACATGGGaaatgctatccctggtcattatgcacaatgctacagtgcgtgctgcaactctcggttgagacaacgataccttgACCCGTTCCACAATAATTGTTGCCCCTCAAACCTCGAGtaaaccacgagtaatcggtcgaaacctactaaacatagatttaagttgaaattctgtataaacaaattatgaattagtggctccgcaaagctcatacgattgagccttacaaataaatgaattgaaaaaaaaatgttctcgaCCTATCAAGAacaatgaataaacaaacaattATCAGCTGCGtaaaaatattaatagtaaAAAATGGAACAAAAAGCTGGTAAGATCTGATTAGAGAATGAATATAGCCCGAAAACTATGAAcataaatttcgaaaatattcgttattagaaaattcaatttttttttttctatcaatcGTGAATTCCAATTCTGTAGGAATTGAACAAATGCTCACAGGGTGTAGTTTGATAAAATCATACCGCGTTGCCAGCCGCGTAGCTGCACATGTATGGGTGCAATCCAATGTCAAAATTCAGTTGAAGGTGTTGAGGGACAACAAATCGCCAGCATCGAAGCATCTTGTTTTGAGAATACACAAGTTCTATTCGCTAGTTCCTCTGCCGAGATTCAGTGGATTTTCGCGAGATTTATCGAACGATCTCACGTTTGCCAGTTTAATGGTGTTCGGCTGTGTTGAAACCAGTGATCAACAATATCCGAGTGATTATTTCCCTATCGTTGATAATGTAAAACTTGACAGTAACGTTTTTGCGTTGTAGCACCAAGAAACCACTCAGCACGCGACAAATTAGTGTACAATAAAAGACATTCCGTTTGGCAGCTGTACCTTTCTCACTATCATTTTTAATCTATATTGGAGCGATATAAATTGCAAGTTCGTGATTTGCTCCGAGTGCTTTCAGCAAACGCGTCATTATCGAATTTCTGACAAAGCGAGAAGTCCTTGTTTTAGTATAAAGtccaaaatagtaaaaaaaaaaaaggagaatgCCAGCGAAGGAGCGAAATATTGCCATGATGGGCTACCGATCAGTAGGTACGATACACACAGGAAGTCAATATTCTCGCATACGTGATTGTGTGAATTGTGGGCAGGTTTTAATTgcgaagttgatttttttttatagtgctATGACACGAttctttattttgaaaataattgtttttttatggttttcttgacaaatgaaatttttcgttatcaatggGAAACTGAAAAGCGATTAGGGTGtatcgcaaaaaaaaagtttgaggcGATAAGGTGACCAGCGTGGATTTTTTTCAGAGCGCTTCTAAAAGGGCAAATCTTTGTGAATTCACAAATTAGTAAGCGTTAAGTGGAAACAAAAACAGCCCCGTTTCATTGGAGAACTGCATTGCTAAACTCAACCCGTTTATGAACTCAGCTGATTAGAGTGTGCTCttaatgtttgttttcatttcGCTGCAGGGAAGTCATCTCTCAGTATTCAATTTGTTGAAGGGCAGTTCGTGGATTCGTACGATCCCACCATTGAAAATAGTAAGTTGTGGGGTTTCAAATTTTTCTCTGAGTATTTACATTGAAATCATCTTTTTTCCTTATCTATCAGCATTTACCAAAATTACTCGCGTCAATTCAACCGATTACGAGGTGAAACTAGTGGACACAGCTGGTCAGGATGAGTACAGCATATTCCCTGCCCAGTACAGCATGGATTTCCACGGGTATGTTCTGGTCTACTCGATCACTAGCCACAAGTCGTTCGAGGTGATTCAGATTATTTACGAGAAATTGCTCGATGTTATGGGCAAAGCATAGTAAGTTACGGGTTGTTAGAAATTTCTCAAACCGGAGTATAACCCGCTATAATTACAGCGTTCCAGTGGTCCTAGTAGGGAATAAGACTGACTTGCACCAGGAGCGTGCTGTCTCCacagaagaaggaaaaaaattagCCGAATCTTGGAAGGCACAATTCCTGGAAACATCAGCTAAGCAAAACGAGGTAAGTGTTGTGGTAATCGGTGAAGTCCCAAATGTTATGCTTATGCTTGGGTTTGTTGGTTCTAGTCCGTGGCAGATATATTTCACCTGTTACTACAGCAGATCGAGCGTGATAACGGAAACACGGGTGAGAAGAGCAGTTGTGTCATCTCATGAACAGCAAAGAGGATTGCCAAGCAAATGATGATCCCATTGCATCTCCCACACTTGAATGTCTCAGCAAAACCATCATTGTCAtcgtcgtcgttgtcgtcgTCATCGTtcaatagcagcagcagcagctgtcGGGCAGCGTTATGCTTCCAGCTGTTCTGTGCACTATGTACTGTTAGATTGGTTAACTCGGGGTTTCACTattacttctacttctactcaGATTACACAGTGCTATCTCATCTGTGAACCAACAAGCAATgtattcaataatatttttaaaacgtTCGACATATTAGGTGTTGAATTTTTGACTAGACTAGACTAGACAAACGATGGGAGGTAGCGATTTACCGGCAAAAcgagtaattttttttgtatatcatTTTTAAAAGGGAATCACTGTAAATCAAGAATGTGTCTGAGCGAAAGCGATGCAAGCTAGAAAAGTatataaaagcaaaagtgtaAAAATAGTACCTATGTTTAAAAAACTATATTTAAAGAGGAGAGTCGAATAAAGTAGGAGACAAGTAAGTGGTTTCGCGACAAGCAGAATATGATTGCAAACGGTTCATGTACGGATCTATCAGCTAGATAACAGTTTGCCGCACATTTAGATTGACATAGATGAGTTTGAGATGAATATGACACTAGTGGAGTAAAACTAaacgtcttttcaactgttgcTCTTCCAAAAACAGGTCACTCAATAGCCCCAAGTTCGTGAGGACTTTTCTTTATTACTGCCCGGGTAGCACAAATGTGGGGTGTGCTGTAGAATTGGAACTATATTATATAGATCAAGAAGGGAGACAGTGGAGGTGATTCCGTGATGTTCACAAATTGTCCAGAACCTGAAAGGAGTAATTTTCGTTTCTACGTTGttatcctgtttttttttcacgacaCGGGGTTCAACCAAATTGAACCTTTGGGATCGTAATCATACATCCATTGAGATTACCACTTGTGTGGATCACATTAATGCAGCAGATC from Toxorhynchites rutilus septentrionalis strain SRP chromosome 3, ASM2978413v1, whole genome shotgun sequence encodes:
- the LOC129775099 gene encoding GTP-binding protein Rheb homolog, with product MPAKERNIAMMGYRSVGKSSLSIQFVEGQFVDSYDPTIENTFTKITRVNSTDYEVKLVDTAGQDEYSIFPAQYSMDFHGYVLVYSITSHKSFEVIQIIYEKLLDVMGKAYVPVVLVGNKTDLHQERAVSTEEGKKLAESWKAQFLETSAKQNESVADIFHLLLQQIERDNGNTGEKSSCVIS